The Haliotis asinina isolate JCU_RB_2024 chromosome 2, JCU_Hal_asi_v2, whole genome shotgun sequence genomic interval ACCCGACCGGTCTATTTTCTCGGACGATCTAATTTCAAAAGTTGCCAGTCCGATGGTCTGGTAGATACTTTTAGCCCTACGTTGCCTAACTGGTTAAGTGTAtacttttcatagtatcagcaGACAGGTTCAGATGGAATCAAAACCATCACAGATCAGAAGACCTGACTTCATACCAAGGTCAAAAAAAGCTTTGATGAGTGCAGTTGTGTTTCAGCAGCATTTAGCTGTAGATGTTGATGAGGTTCctgctgctgaaacaaatgcacTGTGGACTCAGACAGTGACTCAGATTTGTCCgattgtgattgtgactgtgaggcagaaaatgattttattacccacatggtacttcgtaaaggtgtttcataacaaagtgttatgacacatacgtgtcataacaccttcgagtgatttgattggccagtacgtgaactttgacattactggtactactttcatcactcattccattcatgattttcattttcacacctgagagcatgtgaaacgaaaacacttctatggaattagataaaatttatttcatttagagtGGTTACTAGCATTTTTTCAATTCTACaataactcaagtttctgtaataaaaacgaaaacaaaacaatctataaaaatatgtaaacaaatgcgtCTAGTAGGTCTCTCATGAGTGTAtacaaatatggcgtcgcccgtaaaagttattgatttcgtcaaaattgacggacaattcgttggaagagttgtgaatataATCAAGAGActgaataccttctgcgtgtagttgtcaggactgcacagtaacacacaacatcaaaagaagagcggcgctcttgtatctctatcactgtcactgtcagccgcatccattcgcgtcctccTGCACAAACAcattgtcactgccatgcctccgtggtttcttatgtaggggTCAAAAGCATTTCCCCGAATCTGAACACAACAGGtttgaaatcgtcttcgttcgaggttgaaggctgtgttttcagtgGAGTTTtcggtggagtcttcaacaAAAACATCGAATGTCGACAAATGGGAATTCCAAGCCGAGACGAGAtggcgtcactggcatcctacgcaaagcgtcgccgaattatttacagtaactcgtcctccgatgaagaacattaagctcaactatttgagacatgCTGTTtcctgttattcacattcatctttgctcTTTAGTTTGCCGCTTCTAATTAAATGCTCCCCATAATTttcttctttgtgaacacttctcaacatgacgactagcccaacagtgatggccgactgacgttcaagcaagatttaggtcacgtagACAAGTTCGAAATATTTACATTTCGcgagtgttttgatgaattacattattgcttttgaaaacaaatcctcaactgaaaagaattaaattttgattacgacttgattctgtcttaatgtgtttattttcttgtgattaggcgccgtataggaaatacattgcctctacgcagcgtacgttttcctggagtgaagcggttgacattccaatcaccaatatgatgtagtaatccgcgttacatggttctatataggaaagcaaaatattgctttattttaacgatattttcactttttagaacgtgggtaataaatgggatacaaaactcgttcccctttcatatcaagggGAAACTCGTGACAAACCAAACttatttcactcgggacataaacttgtTATGAAAGGGGCAGCTCGTTAAATATCCTATAAATAACAGATTTATAAACAGGCCATGTTGCTTGCATGCAGTAAAGACAGTATTCAGAAAActgattattttctttttttattgttgaaaaCCAGACAGGCAAGTTTGTATCCGGACTGGTAATATTTTCAAGTAACCAGTCCGACTGTCTGGCTTGAAATTTTGGGAGCTTTAAACACTGACTGTACACAAGGGATTGTGGCAACAATGAAAGAGTCCGCAGACAAAGTTGACCCCAAGACTTTCACACCCTGTCACAGGTGAACTTGATCCCACAAAGCTGGATCACTAAGTCTGGCTTTTGTGTATCCCTCAATGGTTTTGCTTGAAACagcattttcaatgtacccttcATTCGTTGCAGAAAAGGTCAGCCTTCCCATTCTGATCGCTGCCAATAAACTGGATAACGTCGAAAAACGAATCATCACTTCGGAGATGGCACTCGGCATGGCTAGAAAATTAAAGTGCCCCCACATCGAGGTGAGCGCCCGATGGAACCTAAATGTCACCAGCATGTTTGACATGATCCTGAGTTTGAAGGTTGcaatgaaaaaggaaaacacagtTCAGCCCAGCAGTGAGGTCCCAAGATCTCGCTTTAATTGCTTCTCCGGTGAGAGGAAGGTTCCGAGTCGGGGCAAGTTTCCCATTCAAAGATCCAATACTTTTCATGGGTTTTCCGATACAAGTATTGCCAGAACAAAGGCCAATGCGATGCGAATGAGAAGTTTTCATGTGAAACCTTCAGGGGATTAATTTAACACATGCAGAGATCAGCGAACATAAAAGCCAATCAcgttgtaatatattgtacgtAGAGATAGATCAGTGGCACTTTGTATTTCACATATGGCAAGGGCAAAATGGCAAGGGCAAAATGACATGGGCAAATACAGGAGCAATTTAGCGGGCAAAGGCAAATGGTTTTGTTATTGGTTTGCTGTTGACGCCgcattgaacaatattccagcaatgtggtggcggtctgtaaataatcgagtctgggccagactatccagtgattaacagcatgagcatcgatcttcgccaCTGGTATAGGATGACATGTGCGTTAACAaactcagcaagcctgaccacctaatcctgtTTGTCACTTCTTACTGCCaattctaacttggatcttcacgggtccaaggACAAGAGTACAATAATAACAGTCTCAGTTTAGAACTTTGTCTCAGGACCTAATGACTGAATATTTAGCACCCGTTTCAGTTTCcgatttcttcattttctattACGTTTACTGATTAGTCATAAACAAACAGTGATGTTTGGATGGAATGAATTTCTTGTTAAGTTTTGTTTAGTGTACTAAAACGACTCAAGGTCGTTACATGCCTGATATTGTTCCAACATAGAAAATGACTGGATTTGTGATGGGGTATTTAGGAAAGACGTCATATACTCAGTGACGTCatatattgtgacgtcatatacTCAGTGATGGTTATGATCCAATTCCCTTTTGAGCAGCATCTCTTGCATCAAAGACTGTGGAGCCAACAACCTAATCTTTAATTACACGTGAAGTATTACTTTCATTCACATCATGCTATATTCCTTGTAAAGCAATCTTTGCTTGGAGGTTTATAAGTTGTAAACATCGTTTCTGCATGGCAACGACCGGCAACAAACAAGAATGGTGTCAAACGACATGCTGGCAGACATTTCAGTGTTCAAGATTAGCACAAGATTATGCCGATGAAGAAGTTATCTATATTTGGAAGGCACTAGTTACTTGCCATAAACCGGTTGTCCACCTGTGAGTTGCGACAACTATAACAAGACAACCATGTGCGGTTCGTGCATCTACGGATTTATAAATTAACAGCTCTGAAAATTCTTGGGTTTAAATCAGATAATGGCACAGCATGTATATGTCGTATTAGAGTTTTTATGTTCGTAAACCCGTTTCGCGTGATTAAAAACATAGCCTGTAAAGATAtctttgttgaaatatttatgcAGGGTTCACATCGGTTTTTGTAAGGATCTCCATAAAGTAAACTGTCAGTTTTATAACTCTGTTCCATAATAATACAGACTTATGTGATACGTCGTGGATACCTACCAAAATATTGGCACCTGCGTATTTCAGTATGTTGTATTTCTGAAAATGGCAACACGTCTACATATGCATCTTTCctccacccatgaagatcccttttagaattgatcttcagcagcccatgcttgtcatacagGCACGACGACTTAGCTTGACAGATGTCaccgtatctcagttgcgtagatcgatgctcatgatggtgATCACGGGATAATTGCCGCGAGTCACTATTCTGAGATGGGTTCGAATTCCAAATGGACGACAAGGTCGGGAAAGGCACAATAATTACGTGAAAGGCAGTGCCAACAAAATACCAGAAATAGGTACACCGAAATGATAAAATACTACAATGTCTTGTAACCTGGAACAACTCAAACAACACGGTTACCTTCTACATCCTTGGGCATGAGGCAAAGTTGTGCAGTCCAATGATTCTGTCTTTTAGCTGAGTTGAGCTTCTGTCAGTTTTGGCATTCGTTTGTCGCGTCAGTAGAGGAAATTGGAGTTTCAGCCAGAATGCTGTTGTTCTCCTCAGTAATGCTTTTGTCTGGCTGGAACTGGGCAATTTCCCTTTACAGCCGTCAAACCATGATACACTAGAGTATGGTACTTGTCGGTCCTGTACTGATGctattaatgggtacaacaaggactggtcagctcggagtcagtgtaatgtgtctaaaaggggtattcatgctcaactgtggcatggtatctgtGAACAAGCACTATGAAGCCAGCTTAAGTCTGCATGCGCACGAATGTTGTCATATGACCAAAATATTATCAAGCACGGCGTTTCACCTCATCGTTTTCATAGAATCACATGTCCTTGTCTGAAACCCTATTTCCCTGCACCGTGAAACTTCCcgtcatagtgagtgagtttagttttacgccgcacttggcagtattccaggtatatggcggcggtctgtcaacagcatgaacatcgatctacgcaactgggacacgatgacatgtgtcaaccaggtcagcgagcctgaccacccgatctcgttaatcgtcttttacaacaagcactaTTAAAAGCTGACTCACACACTTTTCTCCTAAGTGATGCAAGTGAGGTAATGGCTCTGAGATTGGAAACCTATATGTAACTATGGCAACAACTTCATATAACAGTATTTCAAATAGTCTGAAACCAAAGAAACTTTTATTTTCTTTCTCCATGATTTAAAATGTGACACATCTTGTGATATACGTCGCCTCACCCAGAAACAACTGGAAAGGAAAATCATGAACTATATATTGACGTTCATCTTCAACTAgttacttttaaaaaaatgagaGTCACAGGAACAAATGTTAGAAAATTCTTCATCTATTGAATTTACTGAAAACCCCCAAACGAAAAATAATTACGCTACTGTACAACAGATGTTGCctcgtagctggaatattgctaaacgccaaacataaaataaaaaacaaaacaagatcgCAAAAATATATAGACGTTACTCAGGAAGGGACCTCGTCATAACACAAGGTTTTCAAAGCTTTATAATCTAATACTGATATGATCCAACTATTAGTCCCTATACATTAGCACATTTACACGGTAATGCGTGTATCAAATGTTGTAAATGGATCAGGCatcgatttctcgaaacaaactggAAAGTGTTACTAAAATTTC includes:
- the LOC137271849 gene encoding GTP-binding protein Rheb homolog 1-like, with the protein product MFIVVYALDDLQSFNMVFNFCRMIKTCSKKVSLPILIAANKLDNVEKRIITSEMALGMARKLKCPHIEVSARWNLNVTSMFDMILSLKVAMKKENTVQPSSEVPRSRFNCFSGERKVPSRGKFPIQRSNTFHGFSDTSIARTKANAMRMRSFHVKPSGD